In Glycine max cultivar Williams 82 chromosome 10, Glycine_max_v4.0, whole genome shotgun sequence, the DNA window TATTTATTGTTCACATAATTTGAATATTGTTAGGAATGAagcatttctttccttttccttcCAACCTTCCTCTGTTTGAAGagtgttttatttaatttttattttttatgggcCCCTTAGTATGCAAATATCTATAACCGTCAATATTCTTGTTTTCTGttagttttctttctcttttttccctAGTCAAAGAATATGAACCACATTAAGCTCTTGTCTGTACTTaaatgttcatgcaaaatttgtACAGGGGCATCTTTGGTTATCAACACTTCATGGAAAAACCCATCTGGTGACTGGCATGTGGGTTATAAATTGGTGTATGAGCTCTTTACAGAAAACTTGACTTCTCGTTTGAAGGTagcattaaacttttttttaatacatagtTGCAATTTGGACTTAATACCTATGACTAATAGATCTAGTTTCCCCATTTCTCCTAAATTTTTCAATggcagaaagaaagaaagaaaaaatgggaTGAGAAAAACCAGGAGGAAATTGCCAAGGCCGTAAAACAGCTTACTGATTTTGATCAGGTTAATTGTAAAATTTGCTTGATTCTTCTTATACGCCATTACTCCAAACCACACATATGATCTACTCATAAcagttgaaaattttatttagtagGCATTGAATATTGCAGAAGCAAGCTGCTGCAGGtgttgtgttaatttttttatatgcattTCTGGTTTTCTTagtattttctttcttgtttctcCTTTTTATTTGCATAAATATAAAGTGAATACTGCTCTTGGAAAGAAAAGGGAACTTTCCTTCCTTTTGGTGACAGCTGTACATTTTCTGATATGTTTCAGTATCTTACATTTTACTAGTTTCTTCTCTCTGCAAATACACAACAGAAAAATTGCATCATATGATCATGCCTTTAAGAGTAGAAgagaataaaagagagaaagaaaagattaaatGGAGCCTGTGaatttatattaacattttGAGAAGCATGATTATTTCCATTTGGCTACTCATGTACAAAGATGAaatctttcttttgattttttttcaattaactgATTATATATGTTCTAATTTTGTGAATAGATAAAAGGCTTATCTAGATATAATGTGCTTGTTTGCATTCCATTATATCTTTTGATTCCATGTAACTCAAAATgtgattcattttcttttctaggAACACATCAAGGTGGAGGACGCTAAACTTAAAAAGGTTCGTGAAGACCTCCAGAATAGGCTTGATCTTCTGAGGAAGAAATCTGAGGTGGGTGCTGAACTTCTTATGAACTATTGTTGTTCTGTATATTGCCTCCTTTTTCCACTCCTTGAAATATGTACTTTATTCCAATATCCATTTAGTAACATGAATATGATGTTCACTCGTTCAGAATTTCTGTATTGCTGAACATATTTTTTGTGGTTGAAATATAATAGTGGTAGAATGGTGGTGAATGATGTATTACTGTACCCTTAACTTTTGATAGGATACagttgttttctttccttcaCTGTGGTTGTTGGtctatgattttcttcatgggaGCATCTATATTGGGTATTAGAGGAATTGAGGAGCTGCAAAGAAGTGTAGATGAAATTCTGTGTTATGCACTACATAATCTCTTTTTATCGTGTGATTAAGACAGTCAATAAAGTAATAAAGGCGCTAATTAGAAGCTAACTTACAGCATAATTGCAAGCAATTATGGAAGCTTCCCAAAGAGGCTGCAATTAGGGAGGACCAAGATGCAATTAAGGCAATTCCAATTGTAGCTCTGCTGCTGTTAGTGATGCTCATAGCTAACTTGTAGCAATgataatattttgataaaacatTTGTTGCTATGTGAAATAATGTTGGAAGCAATCCATTCTTCACAGAAACACAATTTCTGCTtcatctctatctctctctctctctaaaaagactTCTATACTTGTGTTGTGCTTGTAACCTCCTGATCTTGCTCAGTATTTAGTCAACTGAGTTATCTTACTAAAAAGGCAACGCTGTTTTATGTTTTAGAGTTATGATGATAAAGGGCCTGCCATAGATGCTGTTGTCTGGTATGATGGAGAGGTTTGGAGGGTTGCTCTTGACACACACAGTCTTGAGGATGATCCAGATTGTGGGAAGCTTGCTAACTTTATACCCTTAACCAATTATAGGTACATTTGGTTGCTGATGttatttcttctaaaattttaatctcAGCCAATTGCTTTTGTGCAGAGAAATATTGTGAAATTGGTAGATACTCATTTTTGGACAATGAATTTATTTCTCGAGTCCCAATGTCCTATCATTACACATTAATCAAAGTTCACTGTTTTATCATGATATGACTCTTTGTTCCCCTCCCCCCTTTCTACTCCTTTTCTTTGCaatgaaaataaagtttgttttccTATCAAATTATTTATGAGTTTTGTTTCCTTGTGTTGCTTGCACTTCAAAAAAACTCTTTGCAGGATTGTAAAGGGTGTATATGCTGCATAATCATGCACATGTTTTTAAATGATTGTTGAGTCTGCCattgatttttagtttcaaaaggACTAAAGTTATCTTCTGAAGCTTAATAAATGTTGAGTAGGACTTGCATGCGATGCATAGAgttcttgtgttatttttaaatcatttctttcttctgaaacaattgaattttttttagatgtaCACATTACATAATATTTTGAACTGTTCTTTATGATATTCTAGAAATGTCAGCTGtctgtttattttctttatatggaTTTTATGGTGTCTTGCTAATTTATGTATCACAGAACAAAAATTTAACAACCTAGACTTTTTACACTTAGACAGCCTCATGATCAATGTGCCATTGGATTCTACCaaagataattttgtatttaattttattattttttggtaacCATTTCTAGCATGGTTTATTTAATAGCTTCTCTTAATGTTTTATGAGATTTTCTTCTCTCATTTAATCagactattttttatttgatttactattttgaatttcGCATTGGAGCTGCTATTGGTCTTTTCTCACATGACCAAATCACCTCAATCCAAATTTCTTGtttccatcatcatcatcatcatctgttcAATAGGTGTTGTTCTAAAGCACCTCAACATGTTAACTTTACATCACAAATAATTCTGggaaaaatttgaataaagaaaattagtAACCTGAAAATTAAGAGGAAAAGTGCTGCTGTTCCCCCATCTTTATTGTAGTTGTTGATACTTGATAGTTGATACACGTTTCTGAATTAAGTAGTCAATTGGCAccatacaaatttatgttgttcagtTAGCTATTGGAGCAATTAACATTTTAGTTCTAATCAGCGTGGTaggttttgaaaattaaaatgatttgaataaTAACCATTACAGCCTATTTTTCAGGACTGAGAAGAAATATGGTATCTTCAGCAAATTAGATGCTTGTACATATGCTGTGAATGTCTATAATGATGGAAATGTCTTAAGCATGGTAACAGATAGCTCCCCTCATGGAACCCATGTTGCTGGTATAGCTGCTGCATTCCACCCAGAGGTAGGGATATAGTTTTATCCATAGAATGCAATTCCTATGAAAAGCATTATACATTATAATATACATTATTGTTGGTAGGAACCTTTGTTGAATGGAGTTGCTCCTGGAGCACAATTAATATCTTGTAAAATTGGGGACTCTCGCTTAGGTTCAATGGAAACTGGAACTGGTTTGACTCGGGCACTGATAGCTGCTGTGGAGGtggttcaaatattttattctttattgcATGACTATACTGCAGATTTCAACAATTGATATAGATTTGTCTTTAATATTTGTGTTTGACGTAAGTaattttgttttagaattttttgaTGTTTGACATGAATATTTCATTGTAGTGATGACCTTGTCTCATTTCTTTGGCAGCATAAATGTGATCTTATCAATATGAGTTATGGTGAGCCTACATCACTGCCAGACTATGGACGGTTCGTTGACCTTGCGAATGAAGTATGTTCTTAAACTGCCATTTTATTTGGGCCAGTTATATCTTTCCTTTGTTATTTACTGTTCTCTAAGTTATGGATGATTTATATCTAGGCAGTAAACAAGCATCGTCTGATATTTGTGAGTAGTGCCGGTAATAGTGGGCCAGCATTGAGCACTGTTGGTGCACCTGGTGGTACATCTACAAATATTATAGGTGTTGGAGCTTATGTTTCTCCTGCTATGGCAGCTGGTGCTCATTGTGTTGTTGAGCCTCCTTCTGAGGGGCTTGAATACACTTGGTATGTTTTTTCTATGTAATTTTCTAATTGAATGACTTCCtatattcttttatctttaacttGGTTCTTCTGGGTTTGCATCATTATCATTTCATGATTTGTGAAAATGATTTACAGGTCTAGCCGTGGACCAACAACTGATGGAGATCTTGGTGTCTCTGTAAGTGCTCCAGGTTGTGCTGTTGCTCCTGTTCCTACATGGACTCTTCAACGGCGCATGCTCATGAATGGGACATCAATGGCATCTCCATCAGCCTGTGGTGGAATTGCATTGCTCATAAGTGCAATGAAGGTTCTTGGATGTGATTCTTATTTAGACTATGATTTAGTTTGTTTTACTTTGCACACATATCCATAATTTCTGAAGTGCGTGTTCTACATGCAGGCTGAGGGAATCCCTGTGAGTCCATATAGTGTGAGGAAGGCCCTTGAGAATACATCTATTCCCATAGGTGATTCACCTGAGGATAAATTGTCCACTGGGCAAGGGCTTATGCAAATTGACAAGTTCGATATTTTTACAAACTTTGCTTtcatggaagttttagtaaatGGTATTTATGCAAGATTTTTTATTGACTTACATCAAATACTCAATGACAGGTGCTATGAATATATTCAGCAGTCTCAAAATATTCCGAGTGTTCAGTATCAAATAAACATAAAGCAATCTGGAAAAACAAGTGAGTTTACATTCTCCTGGACATTTTGCCTTCTTCTTTTGAGGAACAAGAGGCTGGAAATTGGTAtctttttactttctgttatgTGTTTAGTCATGCTTTACAAATGGTCATGTTATGTACTATAGATAATTAAACTAATTGTAGAAAAAAGGTTGCTGACATTCTGTTATTGTTGTAACGTGTAAAATAGGAAGCATGTGCAGCAATATTTGTTAGTTTGaatgtttttagtttcaatGGGGCACAAGGAGAACAACTTTTGGAAAGATTCTTACTGTGCTAAAATGACTGCAAACTGACGAGTAAGGAAGAAAATTCAGAGTAATAGAATAACAGGTCAAAAAGTAACTTGTATAGCAATTAACAAGGCATGTTAATAAATGTTGCATGGTAGCACTGACTTCTAAATAGGACAAGATGTCTTTTACCTTTGCGCAAGTGCTATATTAATCATGTTCTAGTAATGCGATAAAACTGTCGAGCTACAGAGTTAGTGCGCAATTACTATTAGAGtgagaaatataataaaaataaaaataaaatgaagatggTTTACATGTAACTGGGAGGAAGATTGTTTGCATAGATTGTAGTAAACTCTTATGCTAAAGTAAGAGTATgtgttttaaatttcaaaattatatccTTTTATATGATTGCTGATGGCAGATCCTTCTTCACGGGGCATCTACTTAAGGGAGGCTAATGCTTGCCGACAACCCACTGAGGTGAGATCATTTTTCCATTTGGTGTGCATTGATGATTGGTGTATATTTTGAATCTTTAATGACTGATAAGTGTATCTAATTATCATGCTTGGCCAGAATGATAATAATTTGTTGATTTGACAAACAACATTTATTTACCTTGCTTTATAgggtaaaaggaaaagaaattgtTTGCTGATATTTAGTTTGTTAGAAAACTTGTTGAGGAGATATATTACAAAACTGATGACTTGCAATTTTTCTTATGCTGGTAAAAGTAGTAGTTGCTTTCAGATTTCtacatgaatttattttatcaaatctttgCATATTTGGATCTcctcacctagtgggataaggcttttgttgttgtatgcatATTTAACAGTACAGTACTCCCTCCATCCCTTTATATAAGACATTTTTCAGAaatttttttgttcctttttataagaccCTTTTCTAATTATCTCTTGCATTAATTGTTTCCCCCCCCCCTAAAGTACCTGTagttaattaacaatttttttagtaaaaaaataataaatgctgaAATTTAATGAGATAAATACTTTCTCTCTTATCAGGATTGGGGAAGATGAGTGGCAACTAGGTGAGAAGCAATTAAGTGGAAAGAGGGAaatgattaatttcaaaaaacttAAGAGGGTGATTTTGGAAGAACATtacaaattattgaaaatttaatgtcattaactaaattaaccaatTTTCTTAAAGGGTTCAAATTAGTTGAAATGGTGTTATAAAAAGGGACGGAGGGAGTAATTTATTGTATAAATCCTTTGTGCTcccaatttgtaattttatttataatttgttcttATTGACAGTGGATGGTGCAAGTTGATCCAAAATTTCATGAAGATGCCAACAAGCTTGAAGAATTGGCTGTGTTTGAGGAGTGCATTGAGTTACACTCTTCAGATAAGACAGTTGTTAAAGCCCCCGAGTATCTACTGCTCACTCATAATGGCCGCACCTTCAAGTTAGTCGTCTGTCCTTGATcattatcttttcattctcagtGTATGTCGTGACACCCTCAAATTTAGATAactatgaaattttaataaccAACTAACATCCTAACTTGGAACATTCTAGATTACAATGAACATCAACTAGTAACAGAAACATGCACATAAACCAAGAAACATTCTATATACTATCAAACAGAGTTGCTGTTCAGCGATGctaatttcttgttttgttttattaatgaCTTAcaatttatcttttactttcagTGTATTTGTGGATCCTACCAATTTAAATGATGGTCTGCATTATTATGAGGTCTATGGTATTGACTGCAAAGCACCATGGCGTGGTCCTCTTTTCAGAATTCCAATTACTATAACCAAGCCCATGGCTGTAACTGACAGACCTCCTCAAGTTTCATTTTCAAAGATGTTATTCCAGCCAGGTGTGCTTTAGTCAATCAAGTTATTCTTCTTTATGCTTCTTTCTTCTGGTGGCATTCTTAGGTTGGAATTTGGGATCTACATATAATGTGATCCAACCAGAATGTTTGAGCTATTTGCCTTGGGCCTTCTCTTTTACCTTAGATTGAAAATGTTTCCAGAAACCTTAGCACATTTAAATCATTATCACAATGCTTTTGCAATTCTGGTGTAGTTTATATTCTTTAAAACTTATACTTGTCTTAATTTTTTGCTTCACTAGGCCATGTACAGAGGAAATATATAGAAGTACCACATGGTGCATCTTGGGTTGAAGCAACCATGAATGCATCAAGTTTTGATACAGCTCGAAGATTTTTTGTGCACACAGTTCAGGTACAATCTACAGCTTGAAATTATTGTAGATTAAGTGAAGTATGGACCTTCTTTTGACATGCTCACTATGTCTAGATATGTCCATTGCAAAGACCCATTACACGAAGGAATGTGATTAATTTTTCTTCCCCTACTGCCAAAAGCTTCACCTTTAGGGTAGTAGGTGGTCAGACATTGGAACTAGTCATAGCTCAGTTTTGGTCCAGTGGCATTGGGAGTCCTGAGACCACCAGCATAGATCTTGAGGTAAAAGGATTCATTTTTGTAGAATGAACTTATTTTCCAGAGATATGTGGTCCTATTTTCTTGAATTGGCCAAGCTAAATAATGATTGTTTCTCATTCATTCAGTAGGTGGTTTCCTAAGGATGTATCTCAATTCCTTTATTACACCGTCTTATTTATTCGATAATGGCTGTGTGGCACTAAATGTGGAGGGGATTTTAGGTTTTTggacaaaaagaataaattactaGAAGGAAAGGGGTGCAAGGAAAATAAGATTTCCACCATAATCAATAGAAGAGGCTAAAGATAAAGCTTCTAAAAACACTATTACAAGAGATCTCTTCAATCCCTTTGCATAAAAACACTATAACAAGGAGATTCTTGAAGTATCCATGTGCTGAGCAACTTTGAAAGTCTAAAGAGATGCCAACAAAACAACCGTGTGCAATTGTCCGAAAGCAAGTCTAGAGACAAGGGTTTCCCCTTAAAGAAATAAGCATTCCTCTACAATCAGATAGTAACCTATTATTTGTAATCCACATTAATAAGGAATCTCTCTTAGTAACATATGGCATCAAACTGTCTGGGGTTTGATTGACATCATCAACTGAGATTTAATCTTGATTAAAATGCAAGATGATCAGTTATATTCCttagattaataattaaagaaaataaccaGGCCAAAGACAAATAATAAAtgcctaaattaattataaatgcctaaataaatattttttttttttaattataaatgactCCCTCTTACTTCCTAAAGCAGAGTTAGAGGCCAAAAATTGTCTAAAACAAACGGCTACTGCAATGCAATGGGCTGTGTAGGCAGTAGCCACTATAGTGAACATTACTTCTTTTGATATGAATGGTTGTATGAAAAGTACTGATGACCCATTACTTCAATTAATTCTCAAGCAGAGCATAATTTTCCATCATTTTGAACCCAATGATGCTTGGGGTTTGCATATTTTCCCCATTTTCTTTTGCCTATACAGTTGATTTCCATTAATTAGTGGAAAAATAAAGCATGCCCTTAGAAAGCATATGGATGAACTTTctttgtaatttatattttaaaaaattgtatgtgTGTATTAGTGTTTAGATGTGGAAGCGTATGTGTTTATGTTTGTATATGGTCATATTTTATGAAGGAATAAACACTCCTTCAATGATCAACACCTTTTGTAACTAGACCTTGCATATTGTTGGACCCTCTGAAGAGAAAGGATGccttattttcttttgtgattGTAATTTTTCTTAACTTCTGGTCAAAGAATTGAGTAACTGGAAAGTTCCATTGATTTTTCATTGAACACAATCTcactaatttatataaaatttcagGTTGTGTTTCATggtataaaagttaataaagagGAAATTGTACTTGATGGGAGTGAAGCACCAATCAGAATTGATGCTGAAGCGCTACTGGCATCTGAGAAACTTGCACCTGTAGCTATTTTAAATAAGGTTATCTTGTAAAATTTAGTAACTTCTTTTTGTGGTATTCCTTTATGCTTGTGATGTGTGAGGTGTGACACTAATGAGGTTTAACTTATTCTCTTAATTTATGTTAAACTTGCAGATAAGGGTCCCATATCGACCAATAGATGCTAAGATTAGTTCACTTTCAAGTGATCGTGACAAACTCCCCTCTGGAAAACAGATACTAGCATTGACGTTAACGTTAGTAATTATAAATTCCATTATCTGCTTACATTATCTTTGCAACTTTTAGATGATCTGTTCTCAGTATTCTGATTTCAGATACAAGATCAAATTGGAAGATGGAGCTGAAATAAAACCTCAAATACCATTTCTAAATGATCGGATATATGATACAAAATTTGAGTctcaattttatatcatttctgATTCAAATAAGGTATTCCGatatttaatttccattttgCTTTCAAAGATGGAAGTTTGAGGGGAGGGGGAATAGTGCCATATAATTGGCAAATTAATGTATACCTATATGTGCAATCCTTaattatgtgtttttatttatctGAAAAATgtttagattaaataaaaaaaaatattttttaaaaaatactggtTCAAACCGGTTttcttcaatgtttttttttaccagtATACATATAACAGAAAATTTATTTACCCGTTTGTTGGTTCAACCGCAGTTGAACCGTGGTCAAAccaatggtaatttttttttttaatattatataatatttaagtaataaaatgatattaatcatcaaaaatcaagatataaaaaattgtattaatatAAATGAATAGTTATATGTTTTACGCATAgttatacatataattattcatttatattaatttacagttttttatatcttgatttcttataatttactattattttataacttaaatattatatattattaaaaaattaattactatttatTTGACCATGGTTCAATTGCGTTTGAACCAAAAACCATAAACCAATGCTTTATCTCTTCAATAACTGGTCCAGTTTTTAAAACAATGTTAGTTGGTGAATTGATATCTATCATTGCAAGAAAGATAATGGAAGTGCTTTGTGTGAATTTCCTTAGTTAATATATCTGCTAGCTGACTTTGAATGAacatatgttgatgatattaggCTGTTGTCCAACTTAATAAAATACCAATTTATGTGTTTTGTCCtatgagggcgagccctggtgcagcggtaaagttgtgccttggtgacttgttggtcatgggttcgaatccggaaacagcctctttgcatatgcaagggtaaggttgcgtacaatatccctcccccataccttcgcatagcgaagagcctctgggcaatggagtacgaagttttttatgtgttttgtcCTATCATGCTGGACTTGATTTTATGCTAATGGCAGATTTGTTGTCACATAGAAGTCCCATAGGGACTCCATACTTTATTTTAGATATTTCAAGATGATCTTCATCCATAGTAATTCACAAATCCCTTGAGCCATAGCCTGAAACTCCTCAAATATTCCAACACTAAGTTCTTGTAGTTTGATTTCGTATTTATAAATTCTGATTATAGAAAGTATATTCAAGTGGAGATGCCTATCCGAATTCTACAAAACTACCCAAGGGAGAATACAATTTACAGCTATATTTGAGGTACAACTCTTAGCATATATCCTGGAT includes these proteins:
- the LOC100787184 gene encoding tripeptidyl-peptidase 2: MHNQHTLLLRFPSLPSHSLTILHRTTKTKLNSTRRKHTPTSSFRRSNWIVPKAMHCTSLCGGGNDNNNNNDASFRNLNESTFLASLMPKTEIGADRFLHSHPDYDGRGALIAIFDSGVDPAAAGLQVTSDGKPKIIDILDCTGSGDIDTSKVVKADADGCISGASGASLVINTSWKNPSGDWHVGYKLVYELFTENLTSRLKKERKKKWDEKNQEEIAKAVKQLTDFDQEHIKVEDAKLKKVREDLQNRLDLLRKKSESYDDKGPAIDAVVWYDGEVWRVALDTHSLEDDPDCGKLANFIPLTNYRTEKKYGIFSKLDACTYAVNVYNDGNVLSMVTDSSPHGTHVAGIAAAFHPEEPLLNGVAPGAQLISCKIGDSRLGSMETGTGLTRALIAAVEHKCDLINMSYGEPTSLPDYGRFVDLANEAVNKHRLIFVSSAGNSGPALSTVGAPGGTSTNIIGVGAYVSPAMAAGAHCVVEPPSEGLEYTWSSRGPTTDGDLGVSVSAPGCAVAPVPTWTLQRRMLMNGTSMASPSACGGIALLISAMKAEGIPVSPYSVRKALENTSIPIGDSPEDKLSTGQGLMQIDKCYEYIQQSQNIPSVQYQINIKQSGKTNPSSRGIYLREANACRQPTEWMVQVDPKFHEDANKLEELAVFEECIELHSSDKTVVKAPEYLLLTHNGRTFNVFVDPTNLNDGLHYYEVYGIDCKAPWRGPLFRIPITITKPMAVTDRPPQVSFSKMLFQPGHVQRKYIEVPHGASWVEATMNASSFDTARRFFVHTVQICPLQRPITRRNVINFSSPTAKSFTFRVVGGQTLELVIAQFWSSGIGSPETTSIDLEVVFHGIKVNKEEIVLDGSEAPIRIDAEALLASEKLAPVAILNKIRVPYRPIDAKISSLSSDRDKLPSGKQILALTLTYKIKLEDGAEIKPQIPFLNDRIYDTKFESQFYIISDSNKKVYSSGDAYPNSTKLPKGEYNLQLYLRHDNVQVLEKMKQLVLFIERSLEEKEIIWLSFFSQPDGPLMGNDSFKSSTLVPGIKEGFYLGPPAKDKLPKNSLQGSVLVGSISYGKLLLAGQRDRKYPEKHPVRYRVSYIIPPNKVDEDKGKKSSSSSKKTVSERLEEEVRDAKIKVLGGLKQESDEECLEWKELSASLKTEYPKYIPLLAKILEGLVSRSSIKDKVHHDEEVIDAANEVIDSIDREELAKFFALKNDPEDEEAEKIKKKMESARDQLAEALYQKGLALAEIESLKEVDKSLASAATEVAKQDVEKTDEQSNDDAVHPDLFLENFNELKKWVDVKCTKYGILLVTNERRNQRLGTALKVLSDIIQDDAEPSKKKFYELKLSLLEEIGWTHFAANEREWMLVRFPPSLPPF